A region from the Citrobacter koseri ATCC BAA-895 genome encodes:
- the pdeR gene encoding cyclic di-GMP phosphodiesterase, giving the protein MKDVLEPVSLFSDLGTHSPYWRLSDDCDTLRLSATEAADADQTVALSSEQADRIREMTVITSSLLLTLPGEHNAVPVQLVGRKINKREWAGNVSVWHDAPSDTQEAVLGLSFAEQVVSEANSAIVILDSRGNIQRFNRLCEEYTGLKEHDVIGQSVFKLFMSRREAAASRRNISGFFRNGNSYEIERWVKTRKGQRLFLFRNKFVHSGSGKNEIFLICSGTDITEERRTQERLRVLANTDTITGLPNRNAIHELINDAIENAGDNQVGIVYLDLDNFKRVNDAYGHMFGDQLLQAVSLAILSCLEENQLLARLGGDEFIVLATQTSQGSLEAMASRILTRLRQPFRIGLIEVYTGCSIGIALAPQHGHDSESVIRNADTAMYTAKEGGRGQFCVFSPEMNQRVFEYLWLDTNLRKALENDQLLIHYQPKMTWRGEVRSLEALVRWQSPERGLIPPLEFISYAEESGLIVPLGRWVMMDVVRQVAKWRSKGINLRVAVNVSARQLADQTIFTDLKQVLHELNFEYCPIDVELTESCLIENEELALTVIQQFSQLGAQIHLDDFGTGYSSLSQLARFPIDAVKLDQTFVRDIHKRSVSQSLVRAIVAVAQALNLQVIAEGVESAKEDAFLTKNGVNERQGFLFAKPMPAAAFERWYKRYLNKKMR; this is encoded by the coding sequence ATGAAAGACGTTCTGGAGCCTGTTTCATTGTTTAGCGATTTGGGAACCCATAGCCCTTACTGGCGTTTATCGGATGACTGCGACACCCTGCGTTTATCCGCGACTGAGGCTGCCGACGCTGACCAGACCGTTGCATTATCTTCCGAGCAGGCTGACCGCATCCGGGAGATGACCGTCATCACGTCAAGCCTGTTACTCACCCTTCCCGGTGAACATAATGCCGTTCCCGTGCAACTTGTCGGGCGAAAAATCAACAAGCGCGAATGGGCAGGAAACGTATCGGTCTGGCATGATGCGCCCTCAGATACGCAGGAGGCCGTTCTGGGACTCTCCTTTGCCGAGCAGGTGGTATCAGAGGCCAACTCAGCGATCGTAATCCTTGACAGCCGCGGGAATATCCAGCGTTTTAACCGTCTTTGCGAAGAATACACCGGGTTAAAAGAGCATGACGTCATTGGGCAAAGCGTCTTCAAATTATTTATGAGCCGGCGCGAAGCCGCGGCCTCCAGGCGCAACATCAGCGGTTTTTTCCGCAACGGCAACTCTTATGAGATCGAACGCTGGGTAAAGACCCGCAAAGGCCAGCGCCTGTTTCTGTTTCGGAATAAATTTGTCCATAGCGGCAGCGGTAAGAACGAAATCTTTTTAATCTGTTCAGGCACCGACATTACCGAGGAGCGGCGTACGCAGGAGCGTTTACGCGTACTGGCGAATACGGACACAATCACCGGGCTGCCTAACCGGAATGCCATTCATGAGCTGATTAACGATGCCATTGAAAACGCGGGCGACAATCAGGTTGGTATCGTCTATCTGGACCTGGACAACTTCAAAAGGGTGAACGACGCCTACGGGCATATGTTTGGAGACCAGCTGTTACAGGCCGTCTCGCTGGCGATCCTGAGTTGCCTTGAGGAGAATCAACTGCTGGCCCGCCTCGGCGGCGATGAGTTTATCGTTCTCGCCACGCAGACTTCGCAAGGGTCGCTGGAGGCCATGGCATCGCGAATTCTCACACGCTTACGTCAACCCTTTCGCATTGGCCTTATCGAGGTGTATACCGGCTGTTCTATCGGTATCGCCCTTGCGCCACAGCACGGGCATGACAGTGAAAGCGTGATTCGTAATGCGGATACCGCAATGTACACCGCGAAAGAAGGCGGACGTGGACAGTTTTGCGTGTTCTCTCCCGAGATGAACCAGCGCGTCTTTGAGTATCTTTGGCTGGACACCAATCTGCGCAAAGCGCTGGAAAACGATCAGCTCCTGATCCACTACCAGCCGAAGATGACCTGGCGCGGCGAAGTCCGCAGCCTCGAAGCGCTGGTGCGCTGGCAATCACCGGAACGCGGGTTAATTCCCCCGCTGGAGTTTATCTCCTACGCCGAAGAGTCTGGGCTGATTGTCCCGCTGGGGCGATGGGTGATGATGGATGTTGTACGGCAGGTCGCCAAATGGCGCAGCAAAGGCATCAACCTGCGCGTCGCGGTGAATGTATCCGCCCGCCAGCTCGCGGATCAAACTATTTTTACCGACCTGAAGCAGGTGCTTCATGAACTGAACTTCGAATATTGCCCGATTGATGTCGAACTGACAGAAAGCTGTTTGATTGAAAACGAAGAGCTGGCGCTGACCGTCATCCAGCAATTCAGCCAGCTTGGCGCGCAGATACATCTGGACGATTTTGGCACCGGCTACTCGTCGCTTTCTCAGCTTGCCCGCTTCCCCATTGATGCGGTCAAGCTGGATCAGACGTTTGTCAGAGACATTCATAAGCGGTCGGTTTCGCAATCGTTAGTACGCGCGATCGTCGCCGTAGCGCAGGCGTTAAATCTACAGGTGATTGCGGAAGGCGTCGAAAGCGCAAAAGAAGATGCGTTTTTAACCAAGAATGGCGTCAACGAGCGCCAGGGGTTCCTGTTTGCCAAACCCATGCCCGCCGCCGCTTTTGAACGCTGGTACAAACGTTATCTGAATAAAAAGATGCGCTGA
- the lapB gene encoding lipopolysaccharide assembly protein LapB, giving the protein MLELLFLLLPVAAAYGWYMGRRSAQQTKQDEANRLSRDYVAGVNFLLSNQQDKAVDLFLDMLKEDTGTVEAHLTLGNLFRSRGEVDRAIRIHQTLMESASLTYEQRLLAVQQLGRDYMAAGLYDRAEDMFNQLTDETDFRVGALQQLLQIYQATSDWQKAIDVAERLVKLGKDKQRIEIAHFYCELALQQMGCDDMDRAMTLLKKGAAADKNSARVSIMMGRVFMAKGEYAKAVESLQRVISQDKELVSETLEMLQTCYQQLGKNDEWAEFLRRAVEENTGAAAELMLADILEAREGHDTAQVYITRQLQRHPTMRVFHKLMDYHLNEAEEGRAKESLMVLRDMVGEQVRSKPRYRCQKCGFTAYTMYWHCPSCRAWSTIKPIRGLDGQ; this is encoded by the coding sequence ATGCTGGAGTTGTTGTTTCTGCTTTTACCTGTAGCGGCAGCCTATGGCTGGTATATGGGTCGCAGAAGTGCGCAACAAACAAAACAGGACGAAGCTAACCGTCTTTCTCGCGACTATGTGGCGGGGGTTAACTTCCTCCTGAGTAACCAACAGGATAAAGCGGTGGATCTGTTCCTCGATATGCTGAAAGAGGATACCGGCACCGTTGAGGCTCATCTCACTCTTGGAAACCTGTTTCGCTCTCGCGGTGAAGTAGACCGCGCCATCCGCATCCACCAGACCTTAATGGAAAGCGCGTCGCTGACTTATGAGCAGCGTCTGCTGGCTGTGCAGCAACTGGGGCGTGATTACATGGCGGCCGGGTTGTATGACCGGGCGGAAGATATGTTCAACCAGCTCACGGATGAAACGGATTTCCGCGTAGGGGCGTTGCAACAGCTGTTGCAAATTTATCAGGCGACCAGCGACTGGCAGAAAGCGATTGATGTGGCTGAGCGGCTGGTGAAGCTCGGCAAAGATAAGCAGCGCATTGAGATCGCACATTTCTATTGTGAACTGGCGCTGCAACAGATGGGCTGCGATGATATGGATCGCGCCATGACGTTGCTGAAAAAAGGTGCCGCCGCAGACAAAAACAGCGCCCGTGTTTCTATCATGATGGGCCGTGTGTTTATGGCAAAGGGGGAATACGCCAAAGCGGTGGAGAGCTTACAGCGGGTTATCTCCCAGGATAAAGAACTGGTCAGTGAAACGCTGGAGATGTTGCAGACGTGCTATCAGCAGCTTGGTAAAAATGATGAATGGGCGGAGTTCTTACGTCGGGCCGTGGAAGAAAACACCGGCGCCGCCGCTGAGTTGATGCTTGCCGATATTCTGGAAGCGCGGGAAGGGCACGACACTGCGCAGGTCTATATCACTCGCCAGTTACAGCGCCATCCGACCATGCGGGTGTTTCATAAGCTGATGGATTATCACCTCAATGAGGCAGAAGAAGGGCGCGCGAAAGAGAGCCTGATGGTGCTGCGTGATATGGTCGGTGAGCAGGTACGCAGCAAGCCGCGTTATCGCTGCCAGAAGTGCGGGTTTACCGCCTATACCATGTACTGGCATTGTCCTTCCTGCCGGGCGTGGTCGACGATTAAACCTATTCGCGGCCTTGACGGGCAGTAG
- a CDS encoding DNA-binding transcriptional regulator YciT translates to MNSRQQSILQMVIDKGQMSVAELAKITGVSEVTIRQDLNTLEKQSYLRRAHGFAVSLDSDDVETRMMTNYTLKRELAEFAASLVSPGESVFIENGSSNALLARTLAEQKDVTIITVSSYIAHLLKETPCEVILLGGIYQKKSESMVGPLTRQFIQQVHFSKAFIGIDGWQPDTGFTGRDMMRSDVVNAVLEKGSEAIVLTDSSKFGAVHPYTLGPLTRFSRVITDSRISADHQMQLERTGLTVNIIEPRA, encoded by the coding sequence ATGAATTCCCGACAACAATCAATTTTGCAAATGGTCATTGATAAAGGCCAGATGAGCGTGGCTGAGCTGGCAAAAATCACCGGCGTCTCTGAAGTCACGATCCGACAGGATCTTAACACCCTGGAAAAACAGAGCTATCTGCGCCGTGCGCATGGTTTTGCCGTCTCGCTGGACAGCGATGACGTCGAAACGCGCATGATGACCAATTACACGCTCAAACGCGAACTGGCTGAATTTGCCGCGTCACTGGTCAGCCCCGGCGAATCGGTGTTTATTGAAAACGGCAGCAGCAATGCCCTGCTGGCCAGAACGTTAGCGGAACAAAAGGATGTCACCATTATTACGGTGAGTAGCTATATCGCTCACTTGCTCAAAGAGACGCCGTGCGAAGTGATCCTCCTTGGCGGAATCTACCAGAAAAAAAGTGAAAGTATGGTCGGGCCATTGACCCGCCAGTTTATCCAGCAGGTTCACTTCAGTAAGGCCTTCATCGGTATCGATGGCTGGCAGCCGGATACCGGTTTTACCGGACGGGACATGATGCGATCGGATGTGGTTAACGCCGTACTGGAAAAAGGCTCTGAAGCCATTGTTCTGACGGACAGCTCTAAATTCGGCGCAGTACATCCTTATACGCTGGGGCCGTTAACACGTTTTAGCCGCGTTATCACCGATTCCAGAATAAGTGCGGACCATCAAATGCAACTGGAACGCACCGGGCTGACGGTGAACATCATCGAACCTCGTGCCTGA
- the osmB gene encoding osmotically-inducible lipoprotein OsmB: MFMTSKKMTAAVLAITLAMSLSACSNWSKRDRNTAIGAGAGALGGAILTDGSTLGTLGGAAVGGVIGHQVGK; the protein is encoded by the coding sequence ATGTTTATGACGAGCAAAAAAATGACCGCCGCTGTTCTGGCAATTACCCTGGCGATGTCTCTGAGCGCTTGCTCTAATTGGTCTAAACGTGACCGTAACACTGCGATCGGTGCAGGGGCTGGGGCGTTGGGCGGTGCTATTTTAACTGACGGTAGCACGCTGGGTACGCTAGGCGGGGCTGCGGTAGGTGGTGTTATCGGCCATCAGGTAGGTAAATAA
- the acnA gene encoding aconitate hydratase AcnA, translating into MSSTLREASKDTLQAKDKTYHYYSLPLAAKKLGDITRLPKSLKVLLENLLRWQDGDSVTEEDIQALAGWLKKAHADREIAYRPARVLMQDFTGVPAVVDLAAMREAVKRLGGDTAKVNPLSPVDLVIDHSVTVDRFGDDDAFEENVRLEMERNHERYVFLKWGQQAFSRFSVVPPGTGICHQVNLEYLGKAVWSELQAGEWVAYPDTLVGTDSHTTMINGLGVLGWGVGGIEAEAAMLGQPVSMLIPDVVGFKLTGKLREGITATDLVLTVTQMLRKHGVVGKFVEFYGDGLDSLPLADRATIANMSPEYGATCGFFPIDGITLEYMRLSGRSEEQVELVETYAKAQGVWRNPGDEPVFTSSLELDMGDVEASLAGPKRPQDRVALADVPKAFAASTELELNTAQKDRQPIDYVMNGHQYQLPDGAVVIAAITSCTNTSNPSVLMAAGLLAKKAVTLGLKRQPWVKASLAPGSKVVSDYLAQAKLTPYLDELGFNLVGYGCTTCIGNSGPLPEPIETAIKKGDLTVGAVLSGNRNFEGRIHPLVKTNWLASPPLVVAYALAGNMNINLAKEPLGHDRKGDPVYLKDIWPSAREIARAVELVSSEMFHKEYAEVFEGTPEWKAINVDRSDTYGWQDDSTYIRLSPFFDEMQVQPDPVEDIHGARILAMLGDSVTTDHISPAGSIKADSPAGRYLQNHGVERRDFNSYGSRRGNHEVMMRGTFANIRIRNEMVPGVEGGMTRHLPGTEVISIYDAAMLYQQEKTPLAVIAGKEYGSGSSRDWAAKGPRLLGIRVVIAESFERIHRSNLIGMGILPLEFPQGVTRKTLGLTGEETIDIASLQNLKPGAAIPVTLTKVDGSTEVISCRCRIDTATELTYYQNDGILHYVIRNMLH; encoded by the coding sequence ATGTCGTCAACCCTACGAGAAGCCAGTAAGGACACGTTGCAGGCCAAAGACAAAACCTATCATTACTACAGTCTGCCCCTGGCTGCCAAAAAACTGGGCGATATTACCCGCTTGCCCAAGTCGCTAAAAGTTCTGCTTGAAAACCTGCTGCGCTGGCAGGACGGTGACTCTGTTACCGAAGAAGATATTCAGGCGTTAGCCGGGTGGCTGAAAAAAGCCCATGCCGACCGCGAAATTGCCTATCGACCCGCCCGTGTATTAATGCAGGATTTTACCGGTGTCCCGGCGGTGGTGGATCTGGCCGCCATGCGCGAAGCGGTCAAACGCCTCGGCGGGGATACTGCGAAAGTGAATCCGCTATCCCCGGTAGACCTTGTTATTGACCACTCGGTAACGGTCGATCGCTTTGGCGATGATGACGCTTTCGAAGAGAACGTGCGTCTGGAAATGGAACGCAACCACGAGCGCTATGTGTTCCTGAAATGGGGGCAACAGGCTTTTAGTCGCTTCAGCGTGGTGCCGCCAGGAACCGGGATCTGCCACCAGGTGAACCTGGAATACCTTGGTAAGGCCGTCTGGAGCGAATTGCAGGCGGGAGAGTGGGTCGCATACCCGGACACGCTGGTCGGTACCGACTCCCACACCACGATGATCAACGGCCTTGGCGTGCTGGGATGGGGCGTCGGGGGGATTGAAGCGGAAGCCGCGATGCTGGGCCAGCCGGTTTCAATGCTCATTCCCGATGTTGTTGGCTTCAAGTTGACCGGTAAGCTGCGTGAAGGTATCACCGCGACCGACCTGGTGCTGACCGTGACCCAGATGCTGCGTAAACACGGCGTCGTTGGTAAATTCGTTGAATTCTACGGCGACGGTCTGGACTCCTTGCCACTGGCCGATCGCGCGACGATAGCAAACATGTCGCCGGAATATGGCGCGACCTGCGGCTTCTTCCCGATTGACGGCATCACCCTCGAATATATGCGTTTAAGCGGCCGTAGCGAGGAGCAGGTTGAGCTGGTCGAAACCTATGCCAAAGCGCAGGGGGTGTGGCGAAACCCTGGCGATGAACCTGTTTTCACCAGTTCGCTGGAACTGGATATGGGGGATGTCGAGGCGAGCCTTGCCGGGCCGAAGCGCCCGCAGGATCGGGTTGCGCTGGCGGATGTGCCGAAAGCCTTCGCCGCAAGCACGGAGCTGGAACTGAACACCGCGCAAAAAGACCGGCAGCCAATCGATTATGTTATGAACGGCCATCAATACCAGCTCCCGGACGGCGCTGTCGTGATTGCGGCTATCACCTCCTGTACCAATACTTCAAACCCCAGCGTGCTGATGGCCGCCGGTTTGCTGGCGAAAAAAGCGGTAACGTTGGGACTGAAACGGCAGCCGTGGGTGAAAGCCTCGCTGGCGCCGGGATCGAAAGTGGTCTCGGATTACCTGGCGCAGGCGAAACTCACGCCTTATCTTGATGAGCTTGGCTTTAATCTGGTGGGGTATGGGTGCACCACCTGTATTGGTAACTCCGGCCCACTGCCGGAGCCTATCGAAACGGCAATCAAAAAGGGCGACTTGACGGTGGGCGCGGTACTTTCCGGCAACCGTAACTTTGAAGGCCGAATCCATCCGCTGGTGAAAACCAACTGGCTGGCGTCGCCGCCGCTGGTTGTCGCCTATGCGCTGGCGGGCAATATGAATATTAACCTGGCGAAAGAGCCGCTGGGCCACGATCGTAAAGGCGACCCGGTTTATCTGAAGGATATCTGGCCTTCCGCGCGGGAGATCGCCCGCGCCGTTGAGCTGGTGTCGTCAGAAATGTTCCACAAAGAGTATGCCGAGGTTTTTGAAGGGACGCCGGAATGGAAAGCGATCAATGTTGATCGCTCAGACACCTATGGCTGGCAGGATGACTCCACCTATATCCGCTTGTCGCCGTTCTTTGACGAAATGCAGGTTCAACCCGATCCGGTGGAGGATATTCATGGCGCCCGTATTCTGGCCATGCTGGGGGATTCCGTCACCACTGACCATATCTCCCCGGCGGGCAGCATAAAGGCGGACAGCCCGGCAGGGCGCTATTTGCAGAATCATGGCGTTGAGCGTCGGGACTTCAACTCCTACGGTTCGCGCCGTGGAAACCACGAAGTGATGATGCGCGGTACGTTCGCGAATATTCGTATCCGCAACGAAATGGTTCCCGGCGTTGAAGGGGGAATGACCCGACATTTGCCGGGGACGGAGGTGATCTCCATCTATGATGCAGCGATGCTGTATCAGCAGGAGAAAACGCCGCTGGCGGTGATTGCGGGTAAAGAGTACGGTTCCGGTTCCAGCCGTGACTGGGCGGCCAAAGGCCCGCGTTTGCTGGGTATTCGCGTCGTGATTGCCGAGTCGTTTGAACGTATTCACCGTTCAAACCTGATTGGTATGGGGATTCTACCGCTGGAGTTCCCGCAGGGCGTTACGCGTAAAACGCTCGGGTTAACCGGTGAGGAGACAATTGATATTGCCAGTTTGCAAAACCTGAAGCCTGGCGCCGCCATTCCGGTGACGTTAACCAAAGTGGATGGCAGCACAGAGGTGATTTCGTGCCGGTGCCGTATCGATACCGCAACTGAATTAACCTACTACCAGAATGACGGCATTCTGCATTATGTGATTCGTAATATGTTGCATTAA
- a CDS encoding LapA family protein: MKYLLIFLLVLAIFVISVTLGAQNDQQVTFNYLLAQGEYRISTLLAVLFAAGFAIGWLICGLFWLRVRVSLVRAERKIKRLENQLPPATDVAVSADSSVVKE, encoded by the coding sequence GTGAAATATTTACTCATTTTCTTACTGGTGTTGGCGATTTTTGTTATTTCGGTGACATTGGGTGCGCAGAACGATCAACAGGTAACGTTTAATTACCTGCTGGCTCAAGGGGAGTACCGTATTTCTACGTTGCTTGCCGTTTTATTTGCCGCAGGCTTTGCTATTGGTTGGCTAATTTGCGGCCTGTTCTGGCTGCGTGTTCGCGTCTCCCTGGTGCGTGCCGAACGTAAAATCAAACGACTGGAAAACCAGCTTCCGCCTGCGACCGACGTTGCGGTATCTGCCGATTCGTCGGTTGTGAAGGAATAA
- the pgpB gene encoding phosphatidylglycerophosphatase B, protein MLSIAKRTTVGAALLLVMPVSVWISGWNWQPGHSVWWLKSLYWVTETVTQPWGIITHVLLCAWFLWCLRFRLKAAMMLFAILAGAILLGQGVKSLVKERVQEPRPFVIWLEKTHHIPVDEFYTLKRKERGHLVKEQLSGQQDIPAFLRQHWQKETGFAFPSGHTLFAASWALLAVGLLWPRRRTLTIAILLVWATSVMGSRLLLGMHWPRDLVVATLISWLLVTLATWLAQRICGPLTPPVEEAREIAQREQER, encoded by the coding sequence ATGCTTTCGATTGCGAAGCGCACAACCGTAGGCGCTGCTCTGTTGCTTGTGATGCCGGTTAGCGTATGGATTTCAGGCTGGAACTGGCAACCCGGACACTCGGTCTGGTGGTTAAAATCCTTATACTGGGTGACAGAAACGGTGACGCAGCCGTGGGGAATTATTACGCATGTGCTTCTGTGCGCCTGGTTTCTTTGGTGCCTGAGATTTCGCCTGAAAGCCGCAATGATGCTTTTTGCTATTCTGGCCGGTGCGATCCTGCTGGGGCAGGGGGTAAAATCGCTGGTGAAGGAGCGGGTGCAGGAACCCCGACCCTTTGTTATTTGGCTGGAAAAAACGCACCATATTCCCGTTGATGAGTTCTACACTTTAAAACGTAAAGAACGCGGGCACTTAGTCAAAGAACAGCTGTCAGGGCAGCAGGATATTCCGGCTTTTCTGCGTCAACACTGGCAAAAAGAAACCGGATTCGCGTTTCCTTCCGGGCATACCTTGTTTGCCGCAAGTTGGGCGTTGTTGGCGGTAGGACTATTATGGCCGCGCAGGCGTACCCTTACGATTGCGATTTTGTTAGTCTGGGCGACAAGTGTTATGGGTAGTCGCCTGTTGTTGGGTATGCATTGGCCGCGTGATTTAGTTGTCGCGACGTTGATATCCTGGCTTCTGGTGACGCTGGCGACCTGGCTTGCTCAGCGCATTTGCGGGCCGCTTACTCCACCCGTTGAAGAGGCTCGCGAGATAGCGCAGCGGGAGCAAGAACGTTGA
- the pyrF gene encoding orotidine-5'-phosphate decarboxylase, whose protein sequence is MTFTASSSSRAVTDSPVVVALDYNNRDNALAFVDRIDPRDCRLKVGKEMFTLFGPQLVRDLQQRGFDIFLDLKFHDIPNTTAHAVAAAADLGVWMVNVHASGGARMMTAAREALLPLGKDAPLLIAVTVLTSMEASDLADLGVTLSPADHAERLARLTQNCGLDGVVCSAQEAVRFKQEFGTEFKLVTPGIRPQGSDAGDQRRIMTPEQALAAGVDYMVIGRPVTQSADPAQTLKAINASLKRGA, encoded by the coding sequence ATGACGTTTACTGCTTCATCTTCTTCCCGCGCTGTTACCGATTCTCCTGTCGTTGTTGCTCTGGATTACAATAATCGTGATAACGCGCTGGCTTTCGTCGACAGAATCGATCCGCGTGATTGCCGCCTGAAAGTCGGCAAAGAGATGTTCACGCTGTTCGGCCCGCAGTTGGTTCGTGATTTGCAGCAGCGCGGCTTCGATATCTTTCTTGACCTGAAATTTCATGATATTCCAAATACCACGGCGCATGCCGTTGCGGCGGCGGCAGATCTGGGCGTATGGATGGTTAACGTCCATGCGTCGGGTGGGGCGCGAATGATGACCGCAGCGCGCGAAGCCTTACTGCCGCTGGGTAAGGATGCGCCATTGCTGATTGCTGTGACGGTACTGACCAGCATGGAAGCCAGCGATCTGGCGGATCTTGGCGTGACGTTGTCACCGGCTGATCATGCGGAACGTCTGGCACGCCTGACGCAAAATTGCGGGCTGGATGGCGTGGTCTGCTCGGCGCAGGAAGCGGTGCGCTTTAAGCAGGAATTTGGCACAGAGTTTAAGCTGGTAACGCCGGGTATCCGCCCTCAGGGATCTGACGCTGGCGATCAGCGCCGTATCATGACGCCGGAACAGGCGCTGGCGGCGGGCGTGGACTATATGGTTATAGGACGACCGGTTACGCAGTCTGCTGACCCTGCGCAAACCCTGAAGGCCATTAATGCATCACTGAAACGGGGAGCCTGA
- the yciH gene encoding stress response translation initiation inhibitor YciH, producing the protein MNNSDSRLVYSTETGRIDEPKAAVERPKGDGIVRIQRQTSGRKGKGVCLVTGIDMDDAELTKLAAELKKKCGCGGAVKEGIIEIQGDKRDLIKSLLEAKGMKVKLAGG; encoded by the coding sequence ATGAACAATTCTGACAGCCGTCTGGTCTATTCCACGGAAACGGGCCGGATTGACGAACCGAAAGCGGCGGTTGAACGCCCAAAGGGTGATGGTATCGTCCGTATTCAGCGCCAGACCAGCGGGCGGAAAGGTAAGGGTGTGTGCCTTGTTACCGGCATTGATATGGATGATGCTGAACTGACCAAACTGGCCGCAGAGCTGAAGAAAAAATGCGGCTGCGGTGGGGCGGTTAAAGAGGGAATAATTGAAATTCAGGGCGATAAGCGCGATCTGATTAAATCATTACTGGAAGCCAAAGGAATGAAAGTTAAACTGGCTGGCGGCTAA
- the ribA gene encoding GTP cyclohydrolase II, with protein sequence MQLKRVAEAKLPTPWGDFLMVGFEELATGHDHVALVYGDISGQTPVLARVHSECLTGDALFSLRCDCGFQLEAALTHIAEEGRGILLYHRQEGRNIGLLNKIRAYALQDQGYDTVEANHQLGFAADERDFTLCADMFKLLGVDEVRLLTNNPKKVEILTEAGINIVERVPLIVGRNPNNEHYLDTKAAKMGHLLGK encoded by the coding sequence ATGCAGCTTAAACGAGTGGCAGAAGCCAAACTGCCAACCCCATGGGGCGATTTCCTGATGGTGGGATTTGAAGAACTGGCAACCGGACACGACCACGTCGCGCTGGTTTATGGCGATATCTCTGGTCAAACCCCTGTCCTGGCTCGCGTCCATTCAGAATGTCTGACCGGCGACGCATTGTTTAGTCTGCGCTGCGATTGTGGTTTTCAGTTAGAGGCGGCGCTGACGCATATCGCGGAAGAAGGTCGCGGTATTCTGCTCTACCACCGTCAGGAAGGACGTAATATTGGCCTGCTCAATAAGATTCGCGCCTACGCGTTGCAGGATCAGGGTTACGATACCGTGGAAGCCAACCATCAGCTGGGGTTTGCCGCCGATGAGCGTGATTTCACCCTGTGCGCCGATATGTTTAAACTGCTGGGCGTCGATGAAGTCCGTCTGCTGACCAATAACCCGAAGAAAGTCGAAATTCTGACGGAAGCAGGTATCAATATTGTTGAGCGCGTACCGCTGATTGTTGGCCGTAACCCAAATAACGAACACTATCTGGATACCAAAGCCGCTAAGATGGGGCATTTATTGGGTAAATAA